The following are encoded together in the Blastocatellia bacterium genome:
- a CDS encoding glycosyltransferase: MFCPFPEFGHLNPTLKLARALQQAGHRVCYLGLADFEEYVRSQGFDFIPILASRYPRGASGMRSAEMKIGRFELIMLEEQQADAQVTSMPFKGVKGEIGEIFRDNQPDLLIVDFLIGGLAYVAAQEFGVASAVLCVTLLEGWMLGEPAPGTVGCELPVLVLCPQAFDFPSTPKKANRHYIEPSVDLQRQELQPFPWDMLDASKPLIYCSLGSESHLYEQSPEFFRAVIEAVGERPQWQLVLAVGPYLKAEAFAPLPDNVLVVNWAPQLKLLERAAVMITHGGLGAVKECILLGVPMIVFPCRWDQPFNAARVVAHGLGLRGNIKQVTAAQVGGLIEAVAGEASFKRRVEAMSRTF; encoded by the coding sequence ATGTTCTGTCCATTTCCTGAATTCGGCCATCTCAACCCGACGCTGAAGCTGGCGAGGGCGTTGCAGCAAGCCGGCCACAGGGTCTGCTATCTCGGGCTGGCCGACTTCGAGGAGTACGTGCGCTCGCAGGGGTTTGACTTCATCCCCATCCTGGCGAGCCGTTACCCCAGAGGGGCTTCGGGCATGCGTTCCGCCGAGATGAAAATTGGCCGCTTCGAGTTAATCATGCTTGAAGAACAGCAGGCGGATGCCCAGGTGACGTCAATGCCCTTCAAGGGGGTTAAGGGCGAGATCGGAGAGATCTTCCGGGATAACCAACCTGATCTGTTGATCGTAGACTTCCTGATCGGCGGCCTGGCCTATGTCGCGGCCCAGGAGTTCGGCGTTGCGAGCGCTGTGTTATGCGTCACCCTGCTTGAAGGGTGGATGCTGGGAGAGCCGGCGCCGGGAACCGTGGGATGCGAGTTGCCTGTGCTGGTGTTATGCCCGCAAGCCTTCGACTTCCCCAGCACGCCGAAGAAAGCCAACCGCCACTACATCGAGCCGTCGGTTGATTTGCAGCGCCAGGAGTTGCAGCCCTTCCCTTGGGACATGCTCGACGCGTCGAAACCGCTCATCTACTGCTCGCTCGGCAGTGAATCGCACCTATATGAGCAGAGTCCTGAGTTTTTCCGCGCGGTGATCGAGGCGGTCGGCGAGAGGCCGCAGTGGCAGTTGGTGCTGGCGGTCGGGCCTTACCTGAAGGCGGAAGCGTTCGCGCCGCTGCCCGACAACGTGCTGGTGGTGAACTGGGCACCGCAGTTGAAGCTGCTGGAGCGGGCGGCGGTGATGATCACGCATGGCGGCCTGGGGGCGGTCAAGGAGTGCATCCTGCTGGGCGTGCCGATGATCGTCTTCCCCTGCCGCTGGGACCAGCCCTTCAATGCCGCCCGCGTCGTGGCGCACGGGCTGGGGCTGCGCGGCAACATCAAGCAGGTGACGGCGGCGCAGGTCGGCGGGCTGATCGAGGCGGTGGCGGGCGAGGCGTCGTTCAAGCGGCGGGTCGAGGCGATGAGCCGCACCTTC